aaataaaaattggatTTCTTCGTCTATGAATATCCAAATTTTTACACCTAATACTCCATAGATAGTTCGAATTGGATAGCAGCAATAATCAATTTTAGCAGCTGTTTCATCTTTGCTTTAAAGAAATATTAAAATGAATAAGTTGTTTCCGGCTTTTCCGCATATGATGCAGGATCAGGATGGCGAGCGCCGTCCGGAAAACCGTCTCTCGCATTCCCGCTTAACCCCCCCTGGTTTGTACAACAAAATTTAAAAATGCTGCTTTGTCCGGTATAAAGCGCGCCATCCCGCCGCGCCCCCAAACAACTCAGCTCAGCCACAAGCCCGCAACTCACTGCTCGATTCTCCTTGCGTAGTAGAGTTCCAAACCAGAGAGCAAGAAGCGGATTGTTTAAGGCTGTGTATCCGTCGAGGTTGATCGACGATGGGTGACCTGATTCCGGGGCTCCCGGAGGAGGTGGCGCAGGAATGCCTGGTCCGGGTGGGGTTCCGTCAGCTCCCAGCAGCGCGCCGCACCTCGAGGCAGTGGAAggcggcaaaattgacaaaaatgacccctgggacgaaagaactcacggattgacccctcgggggaaataattcaccggcctgacccttttgtgtggcgcccgacacctaggcgccacactgtactgtgtgacgcctagaggttaggcaccacacccccgaccacgtggcaggaagggccccacccccaggcagtgtgacgcctaagcctcaggcgtcacacattgtaatgtgtggcgcctgacccttaggcgccacacactgacttacagagccacgggccagccccctccccacccccctccccaccccctccctcattcaaacagaaacttccattgcggcggctggctctcatcccctccctaatcccctcccccatctccttcagatctgaggatttcttgcttggattgatcccccaaggtaatgtcctcccccatcccttccctttcccatccttctatccaattttattatgttttggttgagtagatcgatttgagtaggttcttaggatttgactagttaggatttggttgagtatatgagtagttagtagttagtagtagtagtaggtataggaattgcattaggttttggttttggttgagtatatgaatagtgagtagtagtagtagttagtagtagtagtagtagttagtagtagaggtaggtataggaattgtattaggttttgactagttaggatatgagttaggatttgactagttagtatatgagttaggatttgcattaggttttaactagttaggatatgagttaggatttgactagttagtatatgagttaggatttgcattaggttttaactagttaggatatgagttaggttttgactagttaggatatgagttaggatttgcattaggttttaactagttaggatatgagttaggttttgactagttaggatatgagttaggatttgactagttagttgagtatatgactagttagtagttagtagtagtagtagttagtagtagtaggtataggaattgcattaggttttAGTTTCTAGTTAGTggtagtagttagtattagtagtagttcatatgagtatatgagtcttatttgaatatTAGTAAATGAGTAATTTTTGTgctttgtaggatggtgtggcttctgaatgATCTTTATGACgctgaacaccgggcctatttcatgtcggagaagaagatggtaagtagaaaatgattagtagattagtaatattttgaaaatgtaataagcacttgatatcttcttctcctatatgtttgcaggagcttacgcccctgaagatccggtctcatggggcatcctCCGTAATGCattacgatgagcggtacaccccgtacatcgagatgacgggactccttccattcgtgcagcttgtgagtcggtcaactccaaatctgaacgctgcggcagtcacagcactcattgatcgttggaggccggagacacatagttttcacctccggacaggagagatgacggttactcttcaagatgtttccatgatcaccgctcttcccatcgaggggaagccactatgtatgagcactgattctgagggatggcggcatcaaatggaggctcttattggtatgtcgccgcaggagccggaggtggaagatggagggaagaaagatagagtccctgccggcgccactttcacttggattgccgccaactttgctcattgtcctgaggacgcagatgacgaggtcatccagaggtatgctcgcgtctacatgtggtacgtcatctctaggactatctttgcggacggcacaggcaagaatgctccttggatgtggctgaaggcgttgactgttttggacaacaagttcagctggggctcggccgcactggcttacttgtatcggcaggtaataaattgttaatattaagtactctctgttatctttttctgctaaactgatgcatgtttgttgttacttgtagttggacgatgcttgtcgcgggacgacaaaggacggtggagttggtggttgtatgctcctactttcagtatggagctgggaacgcctacctgttggacgccctaaaagctcaaagtggaatacctgggatgaccccgacaaccctgtacggcaacctacatgggcttacaagtgggacttggtatcggaggtggcaagcgaagtgaacctattgtacaagcaatacaccaacgagatggattcgcttacccccgagcaggtaagatggtttcagagttgacttccagcttctatgttgtgagtgaaatgaattgtggtattcatcttgtgttgtaggttgaatgggagccatatggtgtcgggacaaactttggtgatgcacacacgttcgagctgaatccactatgcgtgcaggaaagacatctttggctaatgcgttgtcccctaatatgcaattgggcggttgagtggcatctcccgcatcgtgtgctGCGTCAATTTGGTTactttcagccacacccgccggagtgggtggacacggacacacagcttcacaggtaacaaaaaataattagtgattagttttgttcttagtgttgagcgagctactgatgtgttttgttcaaagcaggttggataggaggaggcagcgaaaaaTCAAGGACTGGCAGAAGCATCATAAGAGTTGCGTCcttatgttcgagcaaagtgtgcaggcaaCTTCGAGCATACAACGAACCCAGTACCGTCAGCATTGTGCTCTTGCGTTCAGCAACTacctaagatggtttcaggagagtactcgtgtcgagatttgtccgccggcttacgaggaggacatattggaagaacccactgagtacgatgAACTTGCCCAAGGCGGTTGCAGCAAGTTgattcgcgaagggtaccaaacttccttcgcccctgtcctgaactttgtggtaagtgtgctccccTATGTAATTTATGAATTCTAGCGGACCTATTCACTTGCACTTATTTGttgtcattgtcttgtgatcatagcgcaaagaggtcaagaaacaagctcacgagtccgaagatattctagataacacacctggaggaaaaaagggagaatctgcacttcgtctattcataaaggtgttgtgtcattattattattttgcccacgaatgcaacattataggttacctaatatatgtcatttatatttgaatctaacaggaacagggcaagaagttacggcgcctatccaacattttaggttgccgtgaccctgaatatgtttcaccttcgagatccggttcatccgaAAGAAATACTCTTGACGATTCAGCTTCTTCGGGCGCTCGTATGGATTATGGTGACATTACCCAAAGAAATACTCAggaggatgatgttgacactcctcaggtatgacatagccatacAGTTTGCACTTTCATTCAACCTTCAGCCTTGAACCTTCAAAtttgaactttcaaccttcatatgtattaggctgaggacgacatgacgttgaaggctttccaacgctccgcttacatgttgaagcccaggaaggaatttaagcgctactcaccggatgattatgcgaaaggGAAGAATCCGGTGGCCGAGagctctcgtttgtcaaggatgagaagcagggaggatgaggttgaggatgacgatgacgatgagtccGATGACCCGGATCAATTTGTGGTTGCGAGACGGAAGAAGCTAGTAtccaagaggggacgaggccccaagtgatttggagttggtgttgcacttgtcGAGCTGAACTATTTACTGTAGTCTTGAACTATTtcgagttgtgaaccatttagttgttgttgcagttgttgtgaaccatttagtgcTGTCAAAAGATCCTTATTGCTGGAATATATTGCTTTATTGCTGTCAAAAGATCCTTATTGCTGTCAATATATTGATTTATTGCTGTTATAAGATCTTTATTGCTGTCAAAAATTGCTTTATTGCTGTCCAAATTCAGttccagcaggttttcacatgtgtggcgcctaaggcttaggcgccacacatgtgtaatgtggcgcctaaggcttaggcgccacacatgggctTATACAGCCTCAGCGCagcccctccccacccctcctcccccagtataagtccatgtgtggcgcctaagccttaggcgccacacatgtgtagtgtggcgcctaaggcttaggcgccacacatgggctTATACAGCCTCAGCgtagcccctccccaccccccctcccccagtataagtccatgtgtggcgcctaagccttaggcgccacactacacatgtgtggcgcctaaggcttaggcgccacacactctGTCATGCCTAGAACTGCATCTTAATGGAGGAGGAGTTCAAAAATAGTGGTGGAGGAGTTCAGATACATACgttaaaacatacaacacaaagcacatagtagtggtggtggagttcaaacatacatacGGTTCTTGAAGTAACTTACgtccaaaagtgcatacatagtggagtttcatTGTCATAAAGCGCGGAACCaaacaaggttcaacaacacatagattacaagcatccggctctattgggtcgagcaaggccccttacccttcttcttcttcctctcttcttcctcttcctctcttcttcctcttcctcttcccttttgcgcagttttgaagcctcttccttaaccctctccgtgaagcgctgatgctcccgctctctctttgctgcggcctctgccaacatcttcttaaagttagcttcatattcttttttacgtttctctagcgtcttcctgtcattctcctttatcctagcctcatatcgcttatgctcaaggaacatttgccactcctcatccctctttgccttatcctcctcatccttcttctttcgcgcttccgctgcatcctcctctctcaacttctttgcagccctaTCCATCAACAgctgctcctcactggctgcatccttctcctccccccactcCGCTTTTGCCTTGTTCGGCTGAGAAGCGGCCATACCTACAAAACAGGCATCATAGCTCATAGTTAGgaaaataacacacaaaggagcatcaaaaacaacatgataaagataagtgaaatatgtgacatacggaaatggtccttgtaggtatccacgcataccaatcctagtaagtccaccacctatcccaccactgcctctagcaccaccacgacctatcccacccctacctccagcaccaccacgacctatcccaccactgcctctaccaccaccacttcctctagtaccacgtcctctagtaagcccaagtcggctaggaacatgttgagtaggaacttgttggctcgtgcttccttgacccgtccctttttggctcgtgcttccttgacccgtcccttgttggctcgtgcttccttgacccgtcccttgttggcttgaacttggttggctaggacttggttggctaggacttggttggcttgacctggaatcattgtttttggacttctttCGCGCCGTACACCTTCTTCtgttgtgccctgttacaccgcaatctccacattgtgatctctcagtaggctcttggaattggttgttcctCATTTCTCtaccaccaccatggccccatccatccatgtctcctctaaaacgctttgtctttcgtcttcccagtttcacaaccttccactctgggtcgggtcatagttgtactccatgatactccggccattgtgattggtcaaagtatggttcaaatctaggagcccatgtatgcttcgtggtcatgatcgagaactcggactccctcaaggttagtggatggttgacgtccacattcctactgcgagctgccgtgtacaaatgcgagcatgcgagatgaagcaaccttggtctcccacaagagcaatcacacaaggataaagaaaccttgaacgccctgtttccgtgttgctggccatcgtttgtcgttcctccgggctcattcacttcgtatgtccaatcctcgttgttgtacagggtagccgtttgggagtcagccttccgtgattgaaataccatccatttgtcaacctttggtggaaactgttacttatactttttcttgttctctcccgcaatctgataatctgtttcttgtgagtactttagaaagtatgctctcaacttgtcgaatgtgtattgaactattgccgtcactggcaacgcacggacacccttcaacacccggttgaagcattctgccatgttactggtcatttgaccatatcttcggccatcttcgtcataagctcgtgcccacttggcccgaagttcaatgtgcctgttaagaaactcaagcccacatgcatcaagttttttgtttacaagcaaagcattgtacaatcttgcaaatcgtttgtcagaaaatgcttgacaacaatcctgaagatcatccgccaactccttgctaccacatgcccggtagaagtttgcacagaaatgcctcatgcaccatcgatgatgcaaaggagcatggccgggaatgacaatgtcaaccgcgttaagtatgccttgatgacgatccgatatgacacatatttccctctcaaacggtaatactttggttctcaaaatatgcaagaaccattctcagttaacattgttctctgcctcaaccaaagcaaaagccaaaggcatcaaccggttattggcatcacttgctattgcaaccaacaaagtgcccttgaattgtccggtcaaaaacgtgccatcgatggagatgacaggacgacagtgctggaaagccctcacacattgctcaaatgcccaaaatgcacggccaaatacgcgaaccctatttccattcttaatccttgttttctccccatacggctcgaccacatgaaccatgcccgggttagtgtgggcaatagctcccaacaacctaggtatgcggttgtatgcttcctcccaatcaccatacaacatcttgaatgcggcttgctttgctttccatgccttaccatatttcacctcgtagtgaaagagggctttcacaaggtcttgtacgctttttatgctcattgtaggaagagaggagatggagttggaaagcctataagcgatgaactcggaggttagttgtctatggctttgcgacgatagggcaccatcaaccctcttgccttgacacatgtgaggcatacaactgacaatgttccatcctggccctcctttccatggtcttgcacggacaatccaaggacaacatctatcctcacatgcaaccgtgtaacgcagcttcatgtttgaatgaacaactttgtgtggcctgtaatgcgtaacagaatattcatccaaccacatcttcagttcaaagaatgtttcgaactttgaccccggcaaaataatattcttcccatgtgtgtcccgatgagaaggtggcctaactccaaacaatatgccttcgcctccgtcaaccacggcttcatccgcaaggctaagatcctcgaacaatggtgtccggtgatcacgctttaataccttcgtgaaagcttcagcctcctttgccgtgaacccttcctcatcaacttcttcatcgggaccctcatcgtcagactcagaggcatacccacgtgagtacggaatggaatggtccattgtctcttgcaaattatatttgtccaaatcaccaagattgttgtcatgaagaacattaccatcatcatagtgctcataattagcctctaccaatggttcatgttcaatgttgacctcttcgttagcctcatacacacaagaaagaggttcaatgctggcctcttcgttgatggttgcaggaatagcttcaacaatcgaagaGGAAACCCGtttcaaatccaacaagttaggaacatttgttttcatggcaaataactctagagccttgtctagtgattcggccaccgtatccttgtatgcaagccaacgttgctcggagttgacacgcatggtcttccaacgaatgtgcattccgaatcccacattatgcctaccagcaaactcaactacatcattagggtccatccaattcaaatcctttcggacttgttccaacaattcagcatagctaggacacaaatcgaacaccatgtcaagctcatccgggtccggatcaatattgccttttaaaaaggcatccttgtccacgtgatgaacataaacacatgttcttctcatacctaaacaacaaaacatagaacctTTTTATGAGCAATCATACAATTAGAATAACCGTAGCCTAACTTCCAAATAACCCTAACCCCctcataaccctaacacaaccaaacatccctaaccctagcctaaccctagcctaaccctagcataaccctagcctaaccctaaaacaaccataatgcacacatccaaacaaccctaatcctaaccccatcataccccttatcctaacatacaaacaaataaaacaatttgatatacatcccacatttcatgaaaaactagggtttcctcaaatttgcaaaaaaaagaacacaaaagattttcctttggatgagaatgaggggagaggtggggattaccttaggggagtgattggacaacaaatgcccgctccaaaccttcagatttggtgatgtagagaaggatttgagggagggggcagtggctgggaggggggctgggggaggggaatgagggagggggtggggaggggggtggggagggggctggcccgtggctctgtaagtcagtgtgtggcgcctaagggtcaggcgccacacattacaatgtgtgacgcctgaggcttaggcgtcacactgcctgggggtggggccctccctgccacgtggtcgggggtgtggtgcctaacctctaggcgtcacacagtacagtgtggcgcctaggtgtcgggcgccacacaaaagggtcaggccggtgaattatttctcacgaggggtcaatccgtgagttctttcgtcccaggggtcatttttgtcaattttgccgtgGAAGGCGGAGGTGGAATCGCCGCTCTACGGACGCCTCCGCCGGGCCAACGGCCATACCCGACCGATACTCGCCCTCGCCCAGGCCCTTCCCCCGCTCGCCGCCTCCGGCCCGGCCCACAAGTACGCTGCGTCCGCCGCCCTCTCCAACTCCTACAGGCTCGTGCTCCACGACCCGGTCGACGGAGGCTGGGCCACGCTGCCCCCGCTCCCAGGCGGCCGGGggctcccgctcttctgccagctCGCCGCCGTGTCTTGTAGCGAGAGGAGGAAGCTGGTGGTGCTGGGCGGGTGGGACCCTGAGACGTGGGTGCCGACGGACACGGTGCACGTGTATGACTTCCTGGACGGCGCGTGGCGAAGCGGCGCGCCGATGCCTGGGCCGCGTCGGTCGTTCTTCGCGTGCGCGGCGGTCGGAGGAAGGGTGTTCGTCGGAGGCGGCCACGACGAGGAGAAGAACGCGCTGCGGTCGGCGGCGGCATACGACGCCGAGGCCAATGCGTGGGCGGCGCTGCCTGACATGGCACTGCAGCGGGACGAAGCCAGGGGGGTCTGCCTCGGCGCCAGGTTCGTCGTGGTTGGTGGGTACCCGACGGAGGCGCAGGGCCGGTTCACCGGCACCGGCGAGGCATTCGACACAGACGTCTGGGCGTGGGGTCCAGTGCTGGACAGGGTGGTCGACGAGGGGGCGTGCCCGAGGACGTGCTGCACTGCGCCGTCCGCGGCAGGCGCCATGTACATGCTACGTCACGGCCATCTCGCGGTGCGGGACGGCGACAACGAGTGGcggtcggtggcaccgataccgaAGGACGGGCGCGCGGCGATGGTCGTCGTGGCCATCGAGGACGGCCATGTGGCCGCCATCGGCGCCGGGCACCACGGCGGTGAGCAGGCCGTGTATGTGCTCAGCAAGGACACTGAAACCAACGGGGCGTCGCCATCCTAGGCGCGCGCCCTGGCGTCGCAGGAGTTTGCCGGGCACGTGCAAGCCGCGTGTTGCGTAGAAGTATGATACAGTAACAACAAATCAGTATATGTGGAAAAATATAAGATGTTTAAACTTTTTTTCTGAATGAAATATATATACAACATTTTAATGTGTTTGCTCATTCATTTTCAGTCAGTATATCTCTATCTTTATCTAAACTTTACTCATTTTCAGTCAGTATATCTCTATCTTTATCTAAACTTTACCTAATACTAAAGCGACTACTCCTTCTGCCCGCACACTGTCGTGGTCTATTTGCAAAAAAAGACCTTCTGTTTTTGAGAAATCAAATCATAGTcctattttaaaaaaaatgtttcgctTTTACAGAAACACCCCTCCCCACGATCAGCGCATTATCAACATGCGCCCGCTCCGGTGGCCACAGGTGGGTCGCGGTTGTGCGGAGCCTTCAGTGGACGCCGGAGATGGCCGGAGGGAGGAGGCTCGAGGGGCTCGGGAGCGGACGCCGGAGACATATTTTACGTTGTTTGCATGTGCACAAGTTAACATGCTAGAATTTTTATTATGGGCCGCTAAAAAGTTCGGCCTCACAACCTGCCATCCCCTCTCTTCTGCGAGCAAGAAACAGAATTTGTGTCAAATTTCCAATTCGAATTAATAGTCCCACCCCGACACCTTACATGAAATCCTAGCAGATTATATACGCTCCAAATTGCATGAACCAACAAGCCAACAAGAACAGGATGAGATACGACAAATTGATGAGGAGAGACACATGAATCCAACAAAAAACAGTATGGGATGCCCAACCTAAGAGAAAGCTCAAGACATGAAGAGTACATGCATGGATAAGCTCGCGTCGCCCCAACCGCTGGGCCGTAGTAGGAGGCCAGATCATAGCGATGGAGACGAGTTGGGGGTGTGGAGCGTTGGGAGGAACGCGGCAGAGGAGCTGGAGGTGGTGCTCAATGGCCGGATTGACAGGGGCAGGGGATCGTGTGGGGGTGGCTCCAGCGTGTGAGAGAGACTCTGGAGGTGGGTGGCGGCGAACAAGGGAGCGAACGAGGAGATATTTTGAGGAGGGGATCGGGGCTTCTAGGGTTATAGAGCAGGCGGACCTGGCTGGGCCTTTTAAGACGCGATAGAATGTGGGATGGCCCGTGCTGCTGTTTGTCTTCTTTACTTCCATTTCTCACTTATAGAAATTAGAGAGAGGggaaagagaagaaaataaataGCCAGCGATTTTATAATATGTTGAACCTTTTTACATTGAGCCTAAGATTTATACTTAGCCAAAATTAAAAAAGCACACACCCATTTCCGGGAAAATCACATTTAGACTCatttaaatttccaaaaatgttggtagttttgatgaatatatatatagggtcgcgctattcgtcaccctggataagaaatagttattcttcaccccctctgttttaatatcaatgcatcgtaattttacgttccgtaAACTTTGCCTTATTTTATACGTAAAACGAGACTGTAAAAAATATAAccaatataaaaatattttatatcacGTAAATTTAagaacatacaaaaatagtgcaaaaattacaaaaatacattttttttctagtattatgatttatatttttgtttttcttttgtcaaattttacgtagtgatttaatataaatgtaaatatttgtatttaaaatttaatttatttgtaaattgatcgtaagattatctcggacgaagaataaactattctgcaccctgggtgatgaatagagtttatatatatatagacactcTATTATGCATCCAGGGTAAAGAATAACTTATTCCTCACCCTGGCCGTTCGACTGAGACAAAAGAAATATCAAAATGCAGAATGTAACTTTCTAGCATGCATGTTGTAAAATTACCTTGACTACTCTTGTAAAATTACCTCACTTCTATTATAAATTATGACAACATTTTTTAGTGAGATATTGATACGCCACATTTTCATTGCATGCAGAATGTAATTTTACGGCATGCATGTTATAAAATTAGTTCACTTTCTTTTATACGGTGCTAGACCAACTTCTTCTCATAGTGTAATATCACCTTAGGTGTGTTCTTTTCTCATAGTGTAATATTATCCGGGTCGCGTTATTCGTcatcctgggtgaggaatagttattcttcaccccctctattttaacattaatgcatcgtaattttacattttatatatttttttcttattttatatgttaaaagagaccgtaagaaaatataatcaacttaaaaatattttatgtcacgtaaaattacgaacatataaaaatagtgcaaaaaatacaataaattcaatttttttggtcttgtgacctatatttttgttttttgtcaaattttacataATGATTCAATATAAACATAATTATTTGTATttgaaatgtaatttatttgtaaattgatcgtaatATTATCTcaggtgaagaataaactattctgcaccttgggtgatgaatagagtttatatatatatatatatatatatctttacctattaataaagcacctaCTGCTTCTATGGTACGTCATTAAAATTACCCTCTGAGTTGGCTTAAATTACCCACTATGTCACTCATAAGTGAAAAAACGGTTCAAATTTTTTTTTGTCAAAGTCGTCGTCGCGTGCAGTTATTAAGATGTGAGAACTAAAAATCATGACCACACACTCGGTTTGGTGGCTAGAGCGGGTGCCTTTTACACAGCACACTCAGGTTCGACCCCTGGTAGGCACACATTTTTTTCATCCCTATTATTTCTCTTTGTATATAGCAGCAAACATGGGTTAATGGACCAGCCCATGTTTTATTATTTCAATATATTTTTTCTTTAAAGTAATACATGATTTCCCAAAATTCCAACATTTttagtttgaaaaaatgttcatgaaatcaTAGAATGTTTGGACATTAAAACAAAGGTTCAGAAAATCAGAAAATGTTCAcggattcaaaaaatgttgatggttttaaattttttttgcatattataaaataattcacaCAATGTCAGTGAATTTTCAAAAATCGAATACCCAAGTTGTTCCCCAATTA
This genomic stretch from Hordeum vulgare subsp. vulgare chromosome 6H, MorexV3_pseudomolecules_assembly, whole genome shotgun sequence harbors:
- the LOC123403337 gene encoding F-box/kelch-repeat protein At1g80440-like — translated: MGDLIPGLPEEVAQECLVRVGFRQLPAARRTSRQWKAEVESPLYGRLRRANGHTRPILALAQALPPLAASGPAHKYAASAALSNSYRLVLHDPVDGGWATLPPLPGGRGLPLFCQLAAVSCSERRKLVVLGGWDPETWVPTDTVHVYDFLDGAWRSGAPMPGPRRSFFACAAVGGRVFVGGGHDEEKNALRSAAAYDAEANAWAALPDMALQRDEARGVCLGARFVVVGGYPTEAQGRFTGTGEAFDTDVWAWGPVLDRVVDEGACPRTCCTAPSAAGAMYMLRHGHLAVRDGDNEWRSVAPIPKDGRAAMVVVAIEDGHVAAIGAGHHGGEQAVYVLSKDTETNGASPS